From a region of the Pseudomonadales bacterium genome:
- a CDS encoding UDP-N-acetylmuramoyl-L-alanyl-D-glutamate--2,6-diaminopimelate ligase, translating into MSATAATARTLAELLPEFAGTAQGALVLSGLSLDSREVRAGEAFIALRGAHHDGMAFAADALGRGARVVLADAASGAASSGAIIAVPGLAERVSEIAGRFYGDPSRELTLFGVTGTNGKTTCTQLIAAALESLGTRCGVIGTLGWGFPGRLDATRHTTPDAVSIQRMLAVLRAEDARAAALEVSSHALEQGRVRAVHLHTAVFTNLSHDHLDYHGTLENYGAAKRLLFAHPGLRHAVINADDGWGRHLLQTLPGDMQGLGYALGDGDAPLRAVRVTAGSRGLLAEILSPWGTGTLRVPLLGRFNLYNALAVLGSLCMSGVALGDALAALENAPAVPGRMQRIDAAGAPLVIVDYAHSPDALEQTLRALREHASGRLWCVFGCGGDRDRAKRPLMGRIAWEHADEVLLTSDNPRSEDPQAIIDDIATGIPAAGARRECDRAAAIRYAIARAAPGDCVLIAGKGHEEYQEARGVRVPFSDAAIARAALAARELRT; encoded by the coding sequence ATGAGCGCCACGGCGGCCACGGCGCGTACGCTTGCCGAACTGCTGCCCGAGTTCGCGGGAACGGCGCAAGGTGCTCTTGTGCTGTCGGGTCTCAGCCTCGACAGCCGGGAAGTACGCGCCGGCGAGGCGTTCATCGCACTGCGCGGCGCTCATCATGACGGTATGGCGTTCGCCGCCGATGCGCTTGGTCGGGGCGCGCGTGTGGTATTGGCAGACGCGGCCAGCGGTGCTGCATCCTCCGGCGCAATCATCGCGGTGCCTGGACTCGCCGAGCGGGTCAGCGAGATTGCAGGGCGGTTCTACGGTGATCCGTCCCGGGAGCTGACGCTGTTCGGGGTGACCGGAACCAACGGCAAGACGACCTGCACGCAGTTGATCGCCGCAGCACTGGAATCGCTCGGCACGCGCTGTGGCGTGATCGGTACGCTCGGGTGGGGCTTCCCGGGCCGGCTCGACGCAACCCGGCACACCACGCCCGATGCGGTCTCGATCCAGCGCATGCTGGCGGTGCTGCGCGCCGAGGATGCACGAGCCGCAGCGCTCGAGGTGTCTTCGCACGCGCTCGAACAGGGTCGCGTGCGTGCAGTGCATCTGCACACCGCCGTGTTCACCAATCTCAGTCACGATCATCTCGACTACCACGGTACGCTGGAGAACTATGGTGCGGCCAAGCGCCTGCTGTTCGCACACCCCGGACTTCGGCATGCGGTGATCAATGCCGATGATGGCTGGGGGCGACACCTGCTGCAGACCTTGCCAGGCGACATGCAGGGGCTCGGCTATGCGCTCGGCGACGGTGATGCGCCGTTGCGGGCGGTGCGCGTCACGGCCGGATCACGCGGGCTGCTTGCCGAGATCCTCAGCCCGTGGGGGACGGGAACGCTGCGTGTGCCGCTGCTCGGGCGCTTCAATCTGTATAACGCGCTGGCAGTGCTTGGCTCGCTGTGCATGAGCGGTGTGGCGCTGGGCGACGCGCTTGCCGCGCTGGAGAACGCACCCGCGGTGCCCGGAAGAATGCAGCGGATCGATGCCGCGGGTGCGCCGCTCGTCATCGTCGATTATGCGCACTCGCCCGACGCGCTGGAGCAGACGCTGCGCGCGCTGCGCGAACACGCCAGCGGGAGGCTGTGGTGCGTGTTCGGTTGTGGTGGTGATCGTGATCGCGCCAAGCGCCCGTTGATGGGGCGTATCGCATGGGAACACGCTGACGAAGTGCTGCTGACCAGCGACAACCCGCGCAGCGAGGATCCGCAGGCGATCATCGACGACATCGCGACCGGAATCCCGGCTGCAGGCGCTCGCCGCGAATGCGATCGCGCCGCGGCGATCCGCTACGCAATCGCCCGGGCTGCGCCGGGCGATTGCGTGCTGATCGCCGGCAAGGGGCACGAGGAGTACCAGGAAGCGCGCGGGGTGCGCGTGCCGTTCAGCGACGCTGCGATTGCACGTGCGGCACTCGCAGCGCGGGAGCTACGCACATGA
- a CDS encoding UDP-N-acetylmuramoyl-tripeptide--D-alanyl-D-alanine ligase: protein MMRAMGLVEVARVLGVAAPAHNVHFTAVSTDSRAIAPASLFVALCGERFDAHAFVGEAERGGAVALLCSRPVSAGVPVLLVPDTLRALGAIARHNRELFSGPVVALTGSAGKTTTREMIAAILRTGGPVHATAGNLNNEVGVPLTLLGLGPQAHAAVIEMGAARPGDIAYLAAFVRPDVALVTNALPAHLQGFGTLAAVAAAKGEIYEALGADGIAILNLDDPFAATWRARVGSRRVIGVSVRGDALADVCAEDVRLQDGCARFRLLTPAGCGDVRLAVPGVQQVANAVCAAAVGVALGVRPEAIRAGLQAVVPVAGRMQPRVTTRGALLIDDSYNANPGSVRAAIDSLVSFDGERVLVLGAMAELGAGSRDLHREVGAHARLRGVTQLFACGEHAEALAAGFGTGARIFASHEELTAACRSFDRPGCVILVKGSRAAAMERVVDALVDADPGVAGAGRH from the coding sequence ATGATGCGAGCGATGGGCCTGGTGGAGGTGGCGCGCGTGCTGGGCGTGGCTGCACCCGCGCACAACGTGCATTTCACCGCCGTCAGCACCGATTCACGCGCGATTGCGCCGGCAAGCCTGTTCGTCGCGCTGTGCGGCGAGCGCTTCGATGCGCATGCCTTTGTCGGCGAGGCCGAGCGTGGCGGAGCGGTTGCGCTGCTGTGTTCGCGTCCGGTCAGCGCCGGCGTTCCGGTGCTGCTGGTGCCCGACACGCTGCGGGCGCTCGGTGCGATTGCACGGCATAACCGTGAGCTGTTCAGCGGCCCCGTGGTGGCGTTGACCGGCAGTGCCGGCAAGACGACGACGCGCGAGATGATCGCGGCGATCCTGCGCACCGGCGGTCCGGTGCACGCCACCGCCGGCAACCTCAACAACGAGGTCGGAGTGCCGCTGACGCTGCTCGGACTGGGGCCGCAGGCGCACGCGGCGGTCATCGAGATGGGTGCCGCCCGGCCCGGCGATATCGCGTACCTGGCAGCGTTCGTGCGCCCGGATGTGGCGCTGGTCACGAACGCGTTGCCGGCGCACCTGCAGGGCTTCGGCACGCTGGCAGCGGTGGCCGCTGCCAAGGGCGAAATCTACGAGGCGCTCGGTGCCGATGGCATCGCCATACTGAATCTCGACGATCCCTTCGCTGCCACGTGGCGTGCGCGCGTCGGATCGCGGCGTGTGATCGGAGTCAGTGTGCGAGGCGATGCACTCGCCGACGTGTGCGCCGAAGACGTGCGACTGCAGGATGGCTGCGCACGCTTTCGTCTGCTGACCCCGGCCGGATGCGGCGATGTGCGCCTGGCAGTGCCCGGCGTGCAGCAGGTGGCGAACGCCGTATGCGCTGCTGCGGTCGGGGTGGCGCTCGGTGTGCGGCCCGAGGCGATTCGCGCCGGCCTGCAGGCGGTCGTTCCGGTAGCCGGACGCATGCAGCCGCGTGTCACGACACGCGGCGCCTTGCTGATCGACGACAGCTACAACGCCAATCCGGGGTCGGTGCGGGCCGCGATCGACTCGCTGGTGAGCTTCGACGGTGAGCGTGTGCTGGTGCTCGGTGCGATGGCCGAACTCGGTGCCGGGAGCCGCGACCTGCATCGTGAAGTCGGGGCGCATGCGCGCTTGCGTGGTGTCACGCAGCTGTTCGCCTGCGGCGAACATGCAGAGGCGCTCGCGGCGGGATTCGGCACCGGTGCCCGGATCTTCGCATCACATGAAGAGCTGACCGCCGCCTGCCGCAGCTTCGATCGTCCCGGTTGCGTGATCCTGGTGAAGGGGTCGCGTGCGGCGGCGATGGAGCGGGTGGTGGACGCACTCGTCGACGCGGACCCCGGCGTGGCCGGGGCAGGGAGGCATTGA
- a CDS encoding phospho-N-acetylmuramoyl-pentapeptide-transferase has product MLLLLAEWLSQYAKGFAVFQYLTFRGILGVLTALAITLLVGPVMIRRLNRGQIGQAVRSDGPQSHLSKAGTPTMGGALILVGIVTSTLLWGDLDNRYVWVVLAVTVAFGAIGWVDDYRKVIEKDPRGLPARWKYFWQSLAGAGAAVYLYANAGSAAETQLIVPFFKQVAFALGPLYVVLAYFVIVGASNAVNLTDGLDGLAILPSVLVAGALAVIAYLAGHSEFAPYLHIPYIAGAGELVIFCGAMVGAGLGFLWFNTYPAMVFMGDVGALALGAALGVIAVIVRHEIVFFIMSGVFVMETVSVMLQVGSYKLTGKRIFRMAPIHHHFELKGWPEPRVIVRFWIITVVLVLFGLATLKLR; this is encoded by the coding sequence ATGCTGCTGTTGTTGGCCGAGTGGCTCAGCCAGTATGCCAAGGGATTTGCGGTATTCCAGTACCTGACGTTTCGCGGCATCCTCGGCGTGCTGACCGCACTGGCGATCACCTTGCTGGTGGGGCCGGTGATGATCCGGCGGCTGAATCGCGGGCAGATCGGCCAGGCGGTACGCAGCGACGGACCGCAGTCGCACCTCAGCAAGGCGGGCACGCCGACGATGGGGGGCGCACTGATCCTGGTCGGCATCGTGACCAGCACGCTGTTGTGGGGCGATCTCGACAACCGTTACGTCTGGGTGGTGCTCGCCGTGACGGTGGCGTTCGGTGCCATCGGCTGGGTCGACGATTACCGCAAGGTCATCGAGAAGGACCCGCGTGGTCTGCCGGCGCGCTGGAAGTATTTCTGGCAGTCGCTGGCAGGTGCCGGGGCTGCCGTGTATCTCTACGCGAACGCAGGCTCTGCTGCCGAAACCCAGTTGATAGTGCCGTTCTTCAAGCAGGTTGCGTTCGCGCTTGGCCCGCTCTACGTGGTGCTCGCCTATTTCGTGATCGTCGGTGCGAGCAATGCCGTGAATCTCACCGACGGTCTCGACGGGCTGGCGATCCTGCCGAGCGTACTGGTGGCCGGTGCGCTCGCGGTGATTGCGTACCTGGCCGGACACAGCGAGTTTGCGCCGTACCTGCACATTCCCTATATCGCCGGCGCCGGTGAGCTGGTGATCTTCTGCGGGGCGATGGTCGGCGCAGGACTCGGCTTCCTGTGGTTCAACACTTATCCCGCGATGGTCTTCATGGGTGATGTGGGGGCGCTGGCGCTCGGTGCCGCGCTGGGTGTCATTGCAGTGATCGTGCGCCACGAGATCGTGTTTTTCATCATGAGTGGCGTGTTCGTGATGGAGACCGTATCGGTGATGCTGCAGGTCGGCTCGTACAAGCTGACCGGCAAGCGGATCTTTCGCATGGCGCCGATCCATCACCATTTCGAGCTCAAGGGCTGGCCGGAGCCGCGCGTGATCGTGCGCTTCTGGATCATCACCGTGGTGCTGGTCCTGTTCGGGCTGGCGACCTTGAAATTGCGCTGA
- a CDS encoding UDP-N-acetylmuramoyl-L-alanine--D-glutamate ligase, whose amino-acid sequence MQDAAAKASQIVVGMGRTGLSCARFLARRGVPFAVVDSRERPPALESFRSEFPDVELRTGALDAAFLAGARELLVSPGLDPHGPALAAARAAGAAVIGDIELFHREARAPIVAITGTNGKSTVTTLVGMMAHAAGLRCGCGGNLGTPALELLDPAAALYVLELSSFQLETVIDFAADVATILNFAPDHLDRYSDLDAYHRAKLRVYDGARHVVFNRDDPRTFVPARCTGTRSSFGLGSAQAPDYGLVALAGRPWLAQGGEPLLGVSELGLRGRHNVGNALAAVALADAAGIPRAAQLAVLREYRGLRHRCQHVRHFEGVDYFDDSKGTNVAAAVAALRGLAADCAGRIVLIAGGVAKENEFTALAAELERVGRAVVLIGEAAARMQHALGDVLPVHRAAGMDAAVSVARGLARAGDIVLLSPACASFDMFRDFEERGDAFVRAVQALAGGGAG is encoded by the coding sequence ATGCAAGACGCCGCAGCAAAGGCCTCGCAAATCGTAGTCGGCATGGGCCGCACCGGGCTGTCGTGCGCGCGCTTTCTGGCACGGCGTGGCGTGCCGTTTGCGGTTGTCGACAGCCGTGAGCGCCCGCCCGCACTCGAGTCGTTCCGCAGCGAATTTCCCGACGTGGAGTTGCGTACTGGCGCGCTCGATGCAGCCTTTCTCGCCGGCGCCCGCGAGTTGCTCGTGAGTCCAGGGCTGGATCCGCATGGGCCGGCGTTGGCTGCAGCACGTGCTGCCGGTGCGGCGGTGATCGGCGATATCGAACTCTTCCATCGCGAGGCGCGTGCACCGATCGTCGCGATCACGGGTACCAACGGCAAGAGTACGGTCACCACGCTGGTCGGCATGATGGCGCACGCGGCCGGTCTGCGCTGCGGCTGCGGCGGCAATCTGGGTACGCCGGCGCTCGAACTGCTGGATCCCGCAGCGGCGCTCTACGTGCTCGAGTTGTCGAGCTTCCAGCTCGAGACCGTGATCGATTTCGCTGCCGACGTGGCGACGATCCTCAATTTCGCACCGGATCACCTCGACCGCTATTCCGATCTGGACGCCTACCATCGGGCGAAGCTGCGCGTCTACGACGGTGCCCGCCACGTGGTGTTCAACCGTGACGACCCGCGGACCTTTGTGCCGGCGCGCTGCACGGGCACGCGCAGCAGCTTCGGGCTCGGGTCGGCGCAGGCGCCGGACTACGGACTCGTCGCATTGGCGGGTCGGCCGTGGTTGGCGCAGGGCGGCGAGCCATTGCTGGGCGTCTCCGAACTCGGATTGCGCGGGCGCCACAACGTTGGCAACGCGCTGGCTGCGGTGGCGCTGGCCGACGCGGCAGGCATACCGCGTGCGGCACAACTCGCGGTGCTGCGCGAGTACCGGGGCTTGCGGCACCGTTGCCAGCACGTGCGCCACTTTGAAGGTGTCGATTACTTCGACGATTCCAAGGGAACCAATGTGGCGGCCGCAGTCGCTGCGTTGCGTGGCCTCGCCGCCGACTGCGCCGGTCGCATCGTGCTGATCGCCGGTGGCGTGGCGAAGGAGAACGAGTTCACGGCGCTTGCTGCCGAGCTCGAGCGCGTGGGGCGTGCCGTGGTGCTGATCGGCGAGGCGGCCGCGCGGATGCAGCATGCGCTCGGCGACGTGCTGCCGGTGCACCGTGCTGCCGGGATGGATGCGGCGGTCAGTGTGGCACGCGGCCTCGCACGGGCGGGCGACATCGTGCTGCTCTCTCCGGCATGCGCCAGTTTCGACATGTTCCGTGACTTCGAGGAGCGTGGCGACGCATTTGTACGTGCCGTGCAGGCACTCGCGGGCGGAGGCGCAGGCTGA
- the ftsW gene encoding putative lipid II flippase FtsW yields the protein MQSTQTEAVLIRRAGSLDSQLLVLVVTLSAAGFVMMGSASMDYAAEQYGDPFYHIVRHAIFLVLGTGALWLMLQLPVRLWEHAGSWLLVAGIAILALVLVPGVGREVNGATRWIAFGPFNLQPSELMKLFFIVYLAGYMTRRQHEVQNHWRGMFKPLGLLGVVVLLLLLEPDFGAAVVISGTAMAMLFLGGARLLQFGVLLLPALGGAAVVAVWSPYRVQRLITFLDPWSEQFGGGYQLTQALIAFGRGEVFGVGLGNSVQKLFYLPEAHTDFVFAIIAEELGLIGCMALIALFAALVARILRIGSEAARRQQPFQAHVCFGIALLVAAQVFINIGVNAGLLPTKGLTLPFLSYGGSSLLVLLAMMGLVLRIERELRIAPVAAPAPWRLRHA from the coding sequence ATGCAGTCGACACAGACCGAAGCCGTGCTGATCCGCCGCGCTGGCAGTCTCGACAGTCAGCTGCTCGTGCTGGTGGTGACGCTGTCGGCAGCGGGTTTCGTGATGATGGGTTCGGCGTCGATGGATTACGCCGCGGAACAGTACGGTGATCCCTTCTATCACATCGTCCGTCACGCGATCTTTCTGGTGCTGGGAACGGGTGCGCTGTGGCTGATGCTGCAGTTGCCGGTGCGGCTGTGGGAACACGCGGGGTCGTGGCTGCTGGTGGCCGGGATCGCCATTCTCGCGCTGGTGCTGGTTCCCGGCGTCGGTCGCGAAGTGAACGGCGCGACACGCTGGATCGCTTTCGGTCCGTTCAATCTGCAACCCTCCGAGCTGATGAAGCTGTTCTTCATCGTCTACCTCGCAGGCTACATGACGCGGCGCCAGCACGAGGTGCAGAACCACTGGCGCGGGATGTTCAAGCCGCTCGGGTTGCTCGGCGTGGTGGTGCTGCTGCTGCTGCTCGAACCCGATTTCGGCGCTGCGGTGGTGATCAGCGGCACTGCAATGGCGATGCTGTTCCTCGGCGGAGCGCGCCTGCTGCAGTTTGGTGTGCTGCTGTTGCCCGCCCTCGGCGGCGCCGCAGTCGTGGCGGTGTGGTCCCCGTACCGGGTGCAGCGCCTGATCACCTTCCTCGACCCGTGGTCGGAGCAGTTTGGCGGTGGCTACCAGCTCACGCAGGCGTTGATTGCCTTCGGTCGTGGCGAGGTGTTCGGCGTCGGGCTCGGCAACAGCGTGCAGAAGCTGTTCTACCTGCCGGAAGCTCACACCGACTTCGTGTTCGCGATCATCGCCGAGGAACTCGGACTGATCGGCTGCATGGCGCTGATCGCACTGTTCGCAGCGCTGGTGGCGCGCATCCTGCGCATCGGCAGCGAGGCTGCGCGGCGCCAGCAGCCGTTCCAGGCCCATGTGTGCTTCGGCATTGCGTTGCTTGTCGCAGCGCAGGTGTTCATCAACATCGGCGTCAATGCGGGCCTGCTGCCCACCAAGGGCTTGACCTTGCCGTTCCTCAGCTACGGTGGCAGCAGCCTGTTGGTCCTGCTCGCCATGATGGGGCTGGTGCTGCGCATCGAGCGCGAACTGCGTATCGCACCGGTTGCGGCGCCTGCGCCATGGAGGCTGCGTCATGCCTGA
- the murG gene encoding undecaprenyldiphospho-muramoylpentapeptide beta-N-acetylglucosaminyltransferase, translating into MPEQQPLVLITGGGTGGHVFPGLAAAAELVACGARVHWLGTRSGMEARLVPAAGIALDFLDTSGVRGKRRSEQLLLPLRLLRAVVQALRLLWRLRPSCVLGTGGFVAGPGGLAAWLLRVPIVVHEQNAIAGTTNRLLARLARRILLGLPGPFAGNPRAQVVGNPVRAAIASLPAPEQRLARRQGALRLLVVGGSQGARVLNETLPAALALIDAAQRPEVWHQCGAQELPACAERYREAGVEARTSAFIDDMANAYAWADLVVCRAGALTISELAAAGLAALLVPLPTAIDDHQSANARWLVAAGAAVAVAQRDFTPVWLAAELQRLGSARAELFAMALRSRSLARPDAAVRVATACLEIAR; encoded by the coding sequence ATGCCTGAGCAGCAGCCTCTGGTGCTGATCACCGGCGGCGGGACCGGTGGGCATGTGTTCCCCGGGCTTGCGGCGGCGGCAGAGCTCGTCGCGTGCGGAGCGCGGGTGCACTGGCTGGGAACGCGCAGCGGCATGGAAGCACGCCTGGTGCCGGCGGCCGGCATCGCGCTGGACTTCCTTGACACCAGCGGTGTGCGCGGCAAGCGTCGCAGCGAGCAACTGCTGCTGCCGCTGCGCTTGCTGCGCGCCGTGGTGCAGGCACTGCGCCTGCTGTGGAGGCTGCGCCCGTCCTGTGTGCTCGGCACTGGCGGTTTCGTCGCCGGTCCGGGCGGGCTGGCGGCGTGGCTGCTGCGCGTGCCGATCGTGGTGCACGAGCAGAACGCGATCGCAGGGACCACGAACCGCCTGCTGGCACGCCTGGCGCGGCGCATCCTGCTCGGGTTGCCGGGGCCGTTCGCCGGGAACCCGCGGGCGCAGGTCGTCGGCAATCCGGTGCGTGCGGCGATCGCGAGCCTGCCGGCCCCCGAGCAGCGTCTTGCAAGGCGCCAGGGCGCGCTGCGGCTGCTGGTCGTCGGCGGCAGCCAGGGAGCGCGCGTGCTGAACGAAACCCTGCCGGCTGCACTGGCGCTGATCGACGCTGCGCAGCGCCCTGAGGTGTGGCACCAGTGCGGGGCGCAGGAGCTCCCGGCCTGTGCGGAACGCTATCGCGAGGCGGGTGTGGAAGCCCGCACCAGCGCATTCATCGACGACATGGCGAATGCATACGCATGGGCCGATCTGGTCGTGTGCCGCGCCGGGGCGCTCACCATCAGCGAACTCGCGGCCGCGGGACTGGCGGCACTGCTGGTGCCGCTGCCCACGGCGATCGACGATCACCAGAGTGCGAATGCGCGCTGGCTCGTGGCTGCGGGTGCGGCGGTCGCAGTGGCTCAGCGTGACTTCACACCAGTCTGGCTGGCTGCAGAACTGCAGCGTCTCGGGTCGGCGCGCGCAGAGCTGTTCGCGATGGCGCTTCGTTCCCGTTCGCTCGCGAGGCCTGACGCCGCGGTGCGCGTCGCCACCGCATGCCTGGAGATTGCACGATGA
- the murC gene encoding UDP-N-acetylmuramate--L-alanine ligase — MSGQHHTPVPGMRRIRHIHFVGIGGSGMCGIAEVLCNQGYRVSGSDTAASAVIDRLRSLGIEVHIGHRATNISGADVVVASSAITAGNVEIVAARERRVPVVPRAEMLAEIMRFRHGIAIAGTHGKTTTTSMIATIFAEAGLDPTFVIGGRVNSVQANARLGDSRYLVAEADESDASFLHLQPMVAVVTNIDADHMGTYGGDFERLKRTYVEFLHNLPFYGMCVVCIDDPAAASILPEVARQVLTYGESESADYRLRDYRQHGASSRFRVLRPGGRAALDLHLGLPGRHYALNATAAVAVASDEGVADEAIVRGLANFQGVARRFESHGELPCAGGSFLLVDDYGHHPTEVAANLAAVRAGWPGRRLVMVYQPHRYSRTRELYEDFVRVLSQVDVLLLLEVYPAGEDPLPGADGRSLSGSIRQRGRIDPIFVERTEDVLELLEQVLRPDDFLLLQGAGSVGRLVGAVVEWATRSERQA, encoded by the coding sequence ATGAGCGGGCAGCATCACACGCCGGTTCCCGGGATGCGTCGCATCAGACATATCCATTTCGTCGGCATCGGCGGCTCGGGGATGTGCGGAATCGCCGAGGTGCTGTGCAATCAGGGCTACCGCGTCTCGGGCTCCGACACGGCCGCATCGGCGGTGATCGATCGCCTGCGCTCGCTCGGCATCGAAGTGCACATCGGTCATCGTGCGACGAATATTTCCGGCGCGGATGTCGTGGTTGCCTCGAGTGCGATCACTGCCGGGAACGTCGAGATCGTCGCCGCGCGCGAACGTCGCGTGCCGGTGGTGCCGCGCGCGGAGATGCTTGCCGAGATCATGCGCTTTCGTCACGGCATCGCGATTGCGGGCACCCATGGCAAGACCACCACCACGAGCATGATCGCGACGATCTTCGCCGAGGCAGGACTAGACCCCACATTCGTGATCGGCGGGCGCGTGAACAGCGTGCAGGCCAATGCACGTCTGGGCGACAGCCGCTATCTGGTCGCCGAGGCCGACGAAAGTGATGCATCGTTCCTGCACCTGCAGCCGATGGTGGCCGTGGTCACGAACATCGACGCCGACCATATGGGGACCTATGGCGGCGATTTCGAGCGTTTGAAGCGCACCTACGTGGAGTTTCTGCACAACCTGCCTTTCTATGGCATGTGCGTGGTGTGCATCGATGATCCGGCAGCGGCTTCGATCCTCCCTGAGGTGGCGCGCCAGGTTCTGACCTATGGCGAATCGGAATCCGCCGACTATCGCCTGCGCGATTACCGGCAGCACGGGGCCAGTTCGCGGTTCCGGGTGCTGCGCCCCGGGGGGCGTGCCGCGCTCGATCTGCACCTTGGCCTGCCCGGGCGTCACTATGCGCTGAACGCGACGGCTGCGGTGGCGGTGGCGAGCGACGAGGGCGTCGCTGACGAGGCCATCGTGCGTGGTCTGGCGAATTTCCAGGGCGTGGCCAGACGGTTCGAGTCGCACGGGGAGCTTCCGTGCGCCGGTGGCAGCTTCCTGCTGGTCGACGATTACGGGCATCACCCGACCGAGGTTGCAGCAAACCTTGCCGCGGTGCGTGCCGGCTGGCCCGGGCGGCGCCTGGTGATGGTGTACCAGCCACACCGCTATTCGCGCACGCGCGAACTCTACGAGGACTTCGTGCGCGTGCTGTCGCAGGTCGATGTGCTGCTGCTGCTCGAGGTGTATCCGGCAGGCGAGGATCCGTTGCCGGGTGCCGACGGGCGCAGTCTCAGTGGCAGCATCCGCCAGCGCGGACGCATCGACCCCATCTTCGTCGAACGAACCGAGGACGTGCTTGAACTGCTGGAGCAGGTGCTCAGGCCAGACGATTTCCTGCTGCTGCAGGGCGCGGGCAGCGTTGGCAGGCTGGTCGGAGCCGTCGTCGAGTGGGCCACTCGAAGCGAGAGGCAGGCATGA
- a CDS encoding D-alanine--D-alanine ligase, whose protein sequence is MRGPVAVLMGGTSAEREVSLASGRAVHAALARRLGEVLAFDVGADVVQRLVDAGVAHAFIALHGRGGEDGAMQGALQTLGISYTGSGVLACALAMDKLRCKRFWQAEGVATPDFALVGDAAADYAALSARLGPRLFVKPASEGSSIGISPVDDAPTLRAAIALARRYDTQVLVERRVDGPEYTVAIVDGEVLPSIRLETPRTFYDYDAKYRLDSTRYLCPSGLEPAEERSLARLAAHAYDSLGCSGWGRVDVMRDAGSGEFLVLEVNTSPGMTDHSLVPMAARAAGIGFDDLVARIFNASLACSQYMGSGA, encoded by the coding sequence CTGCGCGGACCGGTGGCCGTGCTGATGGGTGGCACGTCGGCGGAGCGCGAGGTATCGCTCGCCTCCGGGCGAGCCGTGCACGCGGCGCTCGCGCGACGGCTGGGCGAGGTGCTGGCGTTCGATGTTGGCGCGGACGTCGTGCAACGTCTGGTCGATGCCGGTGTGGCGCATGCGTTCATAGCGCTGCATGGCCGAGGCGGTGAAGACGGTGCGATGCAGGGAGCGCTGCAGACGCTGGGAATCAGCTACACGGGGAGCGGTGTGCTCGCCTGCGCGCTGGCCATGGACAAATTGCGTTGCAAGCGCTTCTGGCAGGCCGAGGGTGTCGCCACGCCGGACTTTGCGCTGGTCGGGGACGCCGCCGCGGATTATGCGGCGCTGAGCGCCCGGCTCGGGCCGCGTCTGTTCGTGAAGCCGGCCAGCGAGGGCTCCAGCATCGGCATCTCGCCGGTCGACGACGCGCCGACGCTGCGCGCGGCCATCGCGCTGGCGCGTCGATACGACACCCAGGTGCTGGTCGAGCGCCGTGTCGACGGCCCGGAATACACGGTGGCGATCGTCGATGGCGAGGTGCTGCCGTCGATCCGGCTCGAAACACCGCGCACGTTCTATGACTACGACGCGAAATACCGTCTCGACAGTACGCGCTACCTGTGCCCCTCGGGGCTCGAGCCGGCCGAGGAGCGCTCGCTCGCCCGGCTTGCCGCACACGCCTACGACAGCCTGGGTTGCAGCGGGTGGGGGCGCGTGGACGTGATGCGCGATGCCGGCAGTGGCGAATTTCTGGTGCTCGAGGTGAACACCTCGCCCGGCATGACCGACCACAGCCTGGTACCGATGGCAGCACGGGCGGCCGGGATCGGTTTCGATGATCTGGTGGCGCGCATCTTCAATGCGAGTCTCGCGTGCAGCCAGTACATGGGGTCCGGTGCATGA